Genomic segment of Thermogemmata fonticola:
TTGCCCTTCTACCCTCTACCGTCGTTTGTTCCCCGGATTGGGTGTGATATGATGGAAGGTTGAGCGAATAACGGGGATAGAAGTGGTTTGTTCGGCGGAGTGCATCGCCCATGTTCTTGACCATCCTGCGTTGCGTCGGCGAAGCGGTGGGACACAAAGGTCTGGCCGCCCTGGCCGCCTCGGCTATTCCCCTTGGCGGGTTCCTCTACGAAATTGCCGAGGATGCGTTGGAACGCTACCGTCGCCGCCGCCAGATGGAACAATTCCGGGAAGATTTGCAGGCCCTGGTCCAGGCCGAGATGGCCGAGATCCGCCAGCAAGCCCAGCAGATCGCCGCTGAAGTTGTTCCTCCCGGCACCCCGTCCCAGCAGCAGAAGCAACTGGAGCTGTACCTGACGATGGTGCCGTTGGCCGCCCGGCAGACTTTTCGCCGTCCGGAAGACCCCCAGGGCCGCAGTGTGCCCGCTCATCTCGATCTGAGTCGGCCCGAAAACTTTGTTCAGATTTTGCCGCCGCGATCGCCCCGGTTTGAGATCGGTCAGCGTGTGCCTCATGCGCCGCAGTGGGAGTTGGTTCAGCCGTTGGGGTTAGGCGGCTTCGGTGAAGTTTGGCTGGCACGGCACACGTTTTTGGGGGAGCAGCGGGCGTTCAAGTTTTGTTTGGAGCCGCGGTATCAGGAACGTCTGCTGCGGTATGAGGGGGAGGTGGTGCGGCGGGTGATGGGGATGAAGGATCGTTTTCCGGCGGATCGGCACGGGATAGTGTGGTTGTTGGATGCGTATTTGGAGGGGGAGACGCCGTGGCTGGCATATGAGTATGTCGAGGGCGGGGATTTGGCGGCGGTAATTCGGAAAATGGCGGAATTGGAACCACGCCAGCGGGGACGGTGGGCGATGGAGTATCTTCAAGCTCTAGCACGGATTGTGGGTGAGTTTCATGCGTTGGAGCCGCCGATTGTACATCGGGACCTGAAGCCGGCGAACGTTCTTTTGCGTCGTACTGCGAAGGGTGTGGTGTTGCGGGTGACGGATTTTGGGATCAGTCAGTTGGCGGCGGAGCATGCGGTGGGGCAGACGCGGGTGCAGAGTCGTTGGGTGACGCAGTGCAGTTTGGTGCGGGGGGCGTACACGCCGTTGTATGCGTCGCCGCAGCAGCGGCGGGGGGAGAGGGCGGACCCGCGGGATGATGTGTACAGTTTGGGGGTGATCGGTTGGCAGATGTTGTATGGGGATACCACGGCGGAGCGTCCGACGGCGCGGACGTTGCGTCGGGTGGCGGAGCAGTGTCGGTTGCCGTCTGGGGTTCTTGAGGTGTTGGAGCGGAGTTGGGAGGATGAGGCGGGGGAGCGTCCGGCGGGTGGTCGAGAGTTGTGGCGGCAGTTGCGCGAAGCGTTGGGGTCGGCTCGCGTTTCAGAAACCAGGGTTTTGCCTTCGCCTCCGGTTTTTCGGGGTCAACTTGTTCACAAGCTGGAGGGGCACAGGGATGTGGTGTGGCGTGTGGCGGTGAGTGGTGATGGTGGGGTGGTGGTGTCGGGGGATCTTTATCAGGTGTTGGTGTGGGATGGGGTGAGTGGTCAGTTGCGGCATCGGCTGGAGGGGCACGAGGGTTGGGTGAAGTGTGTTTCCGTGAGTGGTGATGGTGGTGTGGTGGTGTCGGGGGGTAGGGATGGTCAGGTGTTGGTGTGGGATGGTGTGAGTGGTCAGTTGCGGCATCGGCTGGAGGGGCACAGGGATAGGGTGTGGTGTGTTTCCGTGAGTGGGGATGGTGGGGTGGTGGTGTCGGGGGGTTTTGATGGTCAGGTGCTGGTGTGGAAGTGAGGATGAGGAAAAAGTGGCAGCCCGTTGCAGGGGAGGGTGGCGCTGTGTAGGAAGTCAAGAGACGCAGAACCAGAACCTGAAACAGGGGGAGGAGCCATGCAGGCGGGAAGTCTCTGGTGGGGGGGAGTGGCGGCGGGAATGGTGCTCCTGGCGGCGTGGGTGGGGCAGGAGAAAGGGACAGGGGCGGCCGGACGGATGGAAGCCGCAGCACGCGCTTGGCTGGAGTCGCTCAATGCCGAGCAGAAGTCGCGGGCCGTTTTCGGCTTTGACGATCCCCACCGCCTGCGTTGGTTCTTCACTCCGCAGCAGGACAAAGAGCGGCGCTACACCCGCAAGGGCCTGCCTCTGGAGGAAATGACCGCCGAGCAGAAGGCAGCCGCCCTGCGCTTGCTGCGAGCAGGACTCTCGGAGCGGGGGTATCAGCAGGCTCTGGAGATTTTGCAACGGGAAGGGTTGTTGGCGGAGCTAGAAGGCCCGAAGGGGGCGATGGTGCGCAATCCGGGGTGGTATTTTGTGAGTATATTCGGGTCGCCATCGGGGAGCAGCCGCTGGGGTTGGCGCTTCGAGGGGCATCATCTATCCGTGAATTACACTCTCGACCGGGGAGAGGTCATCTCGGCGACGCCGCTATTGTTCGGAGCCAATCCGGCGGAGATCAAAGCTGGCTCGCGGAAGGGGCACCGGGTGATGCCGGAGGTGGAGGATCACGTCCGGGCGTTGATCCGCTCGCTGAGTGCCGAGCAAGTCCAGCGGGCCAAACAGGAGAAGCATTTCCCGGAGATCGCCGAGGGTCGAGCGCAGGCAGGGGTGGGTCCGCCGGTCGGCTTGCGGGGCAGCGAATTGACCGCCGAGCAGCAGCGGATTCTGGCCGACCTGTTGCAAGCCTACGCCGGCCGCCTGCCGGAGGATGTCGCCCGTCAGGAAGAGAAGCGGTGGCGCAGCGCCGGCTGGGAACGCATCACCTTCGCCTACTCCGGTAGCGTGGAACCTGGCCAGCCTTACACCTATCGAGTTCAAGGTCCCGATTTTGTCGTGGAGTTTCTCAACGTGCAAGCAGATAGTGCCCGCAATCCTGCCAATCACATCCACAGCGCCTGGCGACACTTGCCGGCGGACTTTGGTCTGAGCCGCTGAGGGGAAACTCAGGGACGGAGGCGTTGCGGCTGCCAGGGGACCAGATGGACGCGGCTGTCGCCTCCCGCGGCGGCAAGCATTGGCTCTGCACCGACAGTGAAGCCGAGGGCGTAAAGGACATCCTTGCTCTCCGCGACGACGCCGAGGCATTCCCGCTGTTTCAGATCATAGACGCGCACCTTGCGGTCTTCTCCCGCGGCGAGCAGATGCCGTCCGTCCGGGCTGAAAGCGACGGCGAAGAGCGGCCCCTTGGCCTCGGTGAAGGTGGCCACGCACTGGCCGGTCTCGACATTCCACAGCCGCAGTCGCTTGTCATGACAGGCGGTCGCCAGCAGTGACGATTGGGGAGCGAAGCGGCAGCGGTACACGTAGTTGTCATGCTGGAGGACATGGCGGAGTTGGCCGCTGGCCGGACTCCAGATACGGACGGTGTGATCCGCGGAGGCGGAGGCCAGCCAGCGCCCATCGGAGGAGAAGGCCAAGCCGTAGAGGGCGTCGCCGTGCCCTTCCAGGGTCCGTAGGCATTGGCCATTCGCCAGGGACCAGAGGCGGCAGACGGGGTCATGCTCCCCTCCCCCCGCAGCGAGAAGCTGCCCATCGCCGGACAGCCCTAGGGCATACACCGGATCGTTGTGGCTTTTCCATTGGCGGAGGACACGGCCCGTGGTCGGATCGAAGCGGTGGAGCCGCCCCCCGCCGTCACATGCCAGAATGTGCCCGCTCGCTGTGTCAACTACCGCATCGTAAAAGGCATCCTCGCCCCGCAGCCGGTGCCGCAGCTTCCCCTCTGGCCAGTCCCAGATGCGGATCGTTGCATCTTCGGAGACACTGGCCAGCCAGCGCCCTTGCGGTTCGCTCACCAGAGCATAGATGTTATCGCTGTGGCCTTCCAGCCGCCGCGGGACCGCTTCCGCCCCTCGAACGGCCTCCCACAACCCCGTTACCGCCAGACCTACACCGCTGGCTAACCCCAGAACATACTCCCGCCGGCTCGGCCAGCTCTCCCGACCGCGGCAGGGCCGTTCGGATCGACTCACGGATGACGACTCCTGACGAAGAAAAGGAAGCGATGCGATCAGAGAAGGTCATTCCCGGCTCAACAAAGGCCGCAGACGCACATAGACCTGTGTCCCCGCTGGAGGCGCACGGGACAAATCGAACTTGACCAGCGGTTTGGGGTCGTAGATCGGATAGCGATTGTCCGCAATGATGCCTCCCGCGCAATCACAGGGGCAGGCGATGCATCCCGTGCCGGACTTATGAATCGCCCCGCTGCCGTGGAACACGAAGTGCGGCGTCCAGGGCTTCTCCGTCGGCTTGCCGTCTACCACCACCCGTTCCACCACAAAGTCTTGGTAGGGCCGCTCCACCCACTTGCCGTTCTGCTGCCAGAAGATGGAAATATGCACCGGGTCCCCTTGCAGGTAATCCTCCGGCTTGGTATCGGGACGCAACCCGCTGCGCCGCCGACCTTCCTGGATGCTGTAATGCACTCGCGGTTTGCATCCCAGCTCCAGGAGCGCCTTGTGCACCTCTTCCGTCGGCACATCGACCAGAAAGACGAAATACGAGGCCATCTTGGCATCACCGCCTGCCGCCTTAGCACAGCCCACAAACGCCTGCACCCGCTCCCCGAACTCATCAATGCACGGCAAGCCCTTCGGATGCTGCACCCTCGCGGATAGGATCACTTCGCCGCGCTCTTTGTCCACCACCACCGTCCCCGGCACCGGCAGCTTGGGACCTTGGCCCTCCGCCCCGCGCAGCCCGCTGCATACCGCCACCCCCAAACCTAGCAACAAACCGGTGACGAAGCGCTTCCTCATCGCCACTCCCTCTCGACTTGCCATAGGACTGCCTTACCACACGCGCTACTTCCCCGTGACGTTTGACTATTAGACGTTCATCCCCGCCGGATTATTCATCCGCGCCTCGGTTCGCCATCCCAGGATCATTTCCCGCCGCCCACCCCGCTTTACCCCGCCGGGGTCGTCTGGACTTTCAACCCGGAACATGCCTGGGCATAGTGCTCGAAAAGCGACTCGAAGACCAGCGGCAGCGGTACCCGGCGATCCAGATGCTCGTAGGCTTGCAGCGTCCGTTCCTGCCAGTCCAGGATTTGCTCGACTCCAAAGCGTAGCCCCAACGTCTGCTGGCGCTGCTCTTCCGGGCTACTTCCGCTCCCGCCGATGACCCCCCAACGCAGCCCCTCCCGCAACCCTTCCAAAAGCACGTCCAGCACCAACTCCGCCCGTTCCCGTTGCGCCGCGGACTCCTTCCCAGCTCCTTCCGCATACTCCAGGCAGCGCTTGACCCAACCCTCCACCTCGACCTGTCCTTGGAATAAACGGCTGAGCAGCTCTTCGCGCAGCTCCCACAGTCCCCCCCTGGCAATTGCCAGCGCCCGCGAGGCACTCCCCCGGCACCACCGCAAGGCCGCCTCCCGGACCGCCTCGTCCTCCACCCCGTGCTCTGTCAGAATCGCCGCCACATCCTCTCGCCCCAAGGGCCGTAAACTCACCTGCTGACACCGCGACCGGATCGTCGGCAGCAGCCGCTCCCAACTCGACGCCACCAGCAAAATGACCACCCCCGCTGGCGGCTCCTCCAATGTCTTCAAAAAAGCGTTGGCTGACTCCGCGTTCATCTCCTCCGCATCCTCGACGATTCCGACGACCCATCCCCCCCGCAGCGGCTTGCGCCACAAAGCCGCGCAAAACTCCCGCATCTGCTCCACTGGCAGACTGTGCTTTCCTTCCGGCGTCCGCACGACATGCACGTCAGGATGCGTTTCCGCCAGGACCTGCAAGCAACTGGGGCACCGGTCGCACGCCGCCAGCTCTGCCGCCCGCCGTTCGCACATCAGCCCTTTGGCCAGCTCCCGCGCAAAAAGACGCTTGCCAATCCCCGCCGGACCGGTGAGCGCATAGGCATGGCCCCACCGGCCGCTCCGCCAATAGCGCAGCACCTGCTCCCGCGCCGCCTCCTGTCCTCGTATCGCCGCCCAACTCATCACCTCTATGACTAGGAAAGACCCCTGCATCCCACCAGAGCTTTCCTAGATTAGCGCGGCACTTTCCACACCCGCACCGCCTTGTCCTCACCCCCCGACACCACCACACCACCATC
This window contains:
- a CDS encoding DUF3500 domain-containing protein, encoding MQAGSLWWGGVAAGMVLLAAWVGQEKGTGAAGRMEAAARAWLESLNAEQKSRAVFGFDDPHRLRWFFTPQQDKERRYTRKGLPLEEMTAEQKAAALRLLRAGLSERGYQQALEILQREGLLAELEGPKGAMVRNPGWYFVSIFGSPSGSSRWGWRFEGHHLSVNYTLDRGEVISATPLLFGANPAEIKAGSRKGHRVMPEVEDHVRALIRSLSAEQVQRAKQEKHFPEIAEGRAQAGVGPPVGLRGSELTAEQQRILADLLQAYAGRLPEDVARQEEKRWRSAGWERITFAYSGSVEPGQPYTYRVQGPDFVVEFLNVQADSARNPANHIHSAWRHLPADFGLSR
- a CDS encoding serine/threonine-protein kinase, translated to MFLTILRCVGEAVGHKGLAALAASAIPLGGFLYEIAEDALERYRRRRQMEQFREDLQALVQAEMAEIRQQAQQIAAEVVPPGTPSQQQKQLELYLTMVPLAARQTFRRPEDPQGRSVPAHLDLSRPENFVQILPPRSPRFEIGQRVPHAPQWELVQPLGLGGFGEVWLARHTFLGEQRAFKFCLEPRYQERLLRYEGEVVRRVMGMKDRFPADRHGIVWLLDAYLEGETPWLAYEYVEGGDLAAVIRKMAELEPRQRGRWAMEYLQALARIVGEFHALEPPIVHRDLKPANVLLRRTAKGVVLRVTDFGISQLAAEHAVGQTRVQSRWVTQCSLVRGAYTPLYASPQQRRGERADPRDDVYSLGVIGWQMLYGDTTAERPTARTLRRVAEQCRLPSGVLEVLERSWEDEAGERPAGGRELWRQLREALGSARVSETRVLPSPPVFRGQLVHKLEGHRDVVWRVAVSGDGGVVVSGDLYQVLVWDGVSGQLRHRLEGHEGWVKCVSVSGDGGVVVSGGRDGQVLVWDGVSGQLRHRLEGHRDRVWCVSVSGDGGVVVSGGFDGQVLVWK
- a CDS encoding WD40 repeat domain-containing protein, producing the protein MSRSERPCRGRESWPSRREYVLGLASGVGLAVTGLWEAVRGAEAVPRRLEGHSDNIYALVSEPQGRWLASVSEDATIRIWDWPEGKLRHRLRGEDAFYDAVVDTASGHILACDGGGRLHRFDPTTGRVLRQWKSHNDPVYALGLSGDGQLLAAGGGEHDPVCRLWSLANGQCLRTLEGHGDALYGLAFSSDGRWLASASADHTVRIWSPASGQLRHVLQHDNYVYRCRFAPQSSLLATACHDKRLRLWNVETGQCVATFTEAKGPLFAVAFSPDGRHLLAAGEDRKVRVYDLKQRECLGVVAESKDVLYALGFTVGAEPMLAAAGGDSRVHLVPWQPQRLRP
- a CDS encoding YdjY domain-containing protein, with amino-acid sequence MRKRFVTGLLLGLGVAVCSGLRGAEGQGPKLPVPGTVVVDKERGEVILSARVQHPKGLPCIDEFGERVQAFVGCAKAAGGDAKMASYFVFLVDVPTEEVHKALLELGCKPRVHYSIQEGRRRSGLRPDTKPEDYLQGDPVHISIFWQQNGKWVERPYQDFVVERVVVDGKPTEKPWTPHFVFHGSGAIHKSGTGCIACPCDCAGGIIADNRYPIYDPKPLVKFDLSRAPPAGTQVYVRLRPLLSRE
- the holB gene encoding DNA polymerase III subunit delta' translates to MQGSFLVIEVMSWAAIRGQEAAREQVLRYWRSGRWGHAYALTGPAGIGKRLFARELAKGLMCERRAAELAACDRCPSCLQVLAETHPDVHVVRTPEGKHSLPVEQMREFCAALWRKPLRGGWVVGIVEDAEEMNAESANAFLKTLEEPPAGVVILLVASSWERLLPTIRSRCQQVSLRPLGREDVAAILTEHGVEDEAVREAALRWCRGSASRALAIARGGLWELREELLSRLFQGQVEVEGWVKRCLEYAEGAGKESAAQRERAELVLDVLLEGLREGLRWGVIGGSGSSPEEQRQQTLGLRFGVEQILDWQERTLQAYEHLDRRVPLPLVFESLFEHYAQACSGLKVQTTPAG